The following are encoded together in the Gouania willdenowi chromosome 14, fGouWil2.1, whole genome shotgun sequence genome:
- the LOC114475298 gene encoding myosin heavy chain, skeletal muscle-like, which produces MLARARIDLTSKQSELVIKTEEVENLKKVKFDLEKQDLDQVKTQLEQDKDKLDGLANKLNKEKLDLESMNADIQKQWELMKKEKESIQEMKKTLDEEKKDVDKKTEKVNNLYTLKEQKEQIAFNTEMLARARIDLTSKQSELVIKTEEVENLKKVKFDLEKQDLDQVKAQLEQDKDKLDGLANKLNKEKLDLESMNADIQKQWELLKKEKESIQEMKKKLDEEKKDVDKKTEKVNNLYSEMNREKTYIQYLKDQAQTEVGKLKDAITTMTSSREREQELNAKDTQIKSEELQNIMIKLMEEQKDLESLKMFFRQKNMEFKASLFNFNKEREELNQIKFVVSKEQETLLNQQKMMDEEQVRMRAQQDLLKTRCQSLEALTNKLQQLHEKKTTLLDQNMEKVIQTKEGSLKLQTLLQRSVAALKEQKEQIAFNTEMLARARIDLTSKQSELVIKTEEVENLKKVKFDLEKQDLDQVKTQLEQDKDKLDGLANKLNKEKLDLESMNAEIQKQWELLKKEKKSIQEMKKTLDEEKKDVDKKTEKVNNLYSEMNREKTYIQYLKDQAQTEVGKLKDAINTMTSSREREQELNAKDTRIKSEELQNIMIKLMEEQKDLESLKMFFRQKNMEFKASLFNFNKEREKLNQIKFVNK; this is translated from the exons ATGTTAGCGAGAGCTAGAATTGATCTGACCAGTAAACAGTCGGAGTTGGTCATCAAAACAGAAGAGGTAGAAAACCTGAAAAAAGTCAAGTTTGACTTGGAAAAACAAGATCTAGACCAAGTGAAAACACAGCTTGAACAAGACAAAGACAAGCTGGATGGGCTggcaaacaaactaaacaaagaaaaactggaCCTGGAGAGCATGAACGCTGACATCCAGAAACAGTGGGAACTCAtgaaaaaggagaaagaaagcATTCAGGAGATGAAGAAAACGTTggatgaagaaaagaaagacgttGATAAGAAGACAGAAAAAGTAAACAACCTGTACA CCTTGAAAGAACAGAAAGAACAAATTGCCTTTAACACTGAAATGTTAGCGAGAGCTAGAATTGATCTGACCAGTAAACAGTCGGAGTTGGTCATCAAAACAGAAGAGGTAGAAAACCTGAAAAAAGTCAAGTTTGACTTGGAAAAACAAGATCTAGACCAAGTCAAAGCACAGCTTGAACAAGACAAAGACAAGCTGGATGGGCTggcaaacaaactaaacaaagaaaaactggaCCTGGAGAGCATGAACGCTGACATCCAGAAACAGTGGGAACTCTtgaaaaaggagaaagaaagcATTCAGGAGATGAAGAAAAAGTTggatgaagaaaagaaagacgttGATAAGAAGACAGAAAAAGTAAACAACCTGTACAGTGAGATGAACAGGGAAAAGACATACATCCAATATCTAAAAGATCAGGCTCAAACTGAAGTTGGAAAACTGAAGGATGCAATAACCACCATGACCTCTTCAAGGGAAAGGGAACAAGAATTAAATGCCAAGGATACACAGATAAAGTCAGAAGAATTGCAAAACATCATGattaaactaatggaagagCAAAAAGATTTGGAATCTCTTAAAATGTTCTTTAGACAGAAGAACATGGAATTCAAAGCATCCTTGTTTAACTTCAATAAAGAAAGAGAAGAgctcaatcagattaaatttgTGGTCAGCAAAGAACAAGAAACACTTTTGAATCAACAAAAAATGATGGATGAAGAACAAGTAAGGATGAGAGCTCAACAAGATCTACTGAAGACAAGATGTCAGTCATTAGAAGCTCTTACGAACAAACTTCAACAGCTGCATGAAAAGAAGACTACGCTCTTGGACCAGAATATGGAAAAAGTCATCCAAACCAAAGAGGGTTCATTAAAGTTGCAAACTCTCCTTCAACGGTCTGTTGCAGCCTTGAAAGAACAGAAAGAACAAATTGCCTTTAACACTGAAATGTTAGCGAGAGCTAGAATTGATCTGACCAGTAAACAGTCGGAGTTGGTCATCAAAACAGAAGAGGTAGAAAACCTGAAAAAAGTCAAGTTCGACTTGGAAAAACAAGATCTAGACCAAGTCAAAACACAGCTTGAACAAGACAAAGACAAGCTGGATGGGCTggcaaacaaactaaacaaagaaaaactggaCCTGGAGAGCATGAATGCTGAAATCCAGAAACAGTGGGAACTcttgaaaaaggagaaaaaaagcatTCAGGAGATGAAGAAAACGTTggatgaagaaaagaaagacgttGATAAGAAGACAGAAAAAGTAAACAACCTGTACAGTGAGATGAACAGGGAAAAGACATACATCCAATATCTAAAAGATCAGGCTCAAACTGAAGTTGGAAAACTGAAGGATGCAATAAACACCATGACCTCTTCAAGGGAAAGGGAACAAGAATTAAATGCCAAGGATACACGAATAAAATCAGAAGAATTGCAAAACATCATGattaaactaatggaagagCAAAAAGATTTGGAATCTCTTAAAATGTTCTTTAGACAGAAGAACATGGAATTCAAAGCATCCTTGTTTAACTTCaataaagaaagagaaaagctcaatcagattaaatttgTG AACAAGTAA
- the LOC114475299 gene encoding LOW QUALITY PROTEIN: early endosome antigen 1-like (The sequence of the model RefSeq protein was modified relative to this genomic sequence to represent the inferred CDS: deleted 1 base in 1 codon) produces MLARARNDLTSKQSELVIKTEEVENLKKVKFDLEKQDIDKVKAQLEQDKDKLDGLANKLNKEKLDLESMNADIQKQWELLKKEKESIQEMKKKLDEEKKDVNKKTEKVNNLYSEMNREKTYIQYLKDQAQTEVGKLKDAITIMTSSREREQELNAKDTRIKSEELQNIMIKLMEEQKDLESLKMFFRQKNMEFKASLFNFNKEREELNQIKFVVSKEQETLLNQQKMMDEEQVRMRAQQDLLKTRCQSLEALTNKLQQLHEKKTTLLDQNMEKVIQTKEGSLKLQTLLQRSVAALKEQKEQIAFNTEMLARARIDLTSKQSELVIKTEEVENLKKVKFDLEKQDLDQVKAQLEQDKDKLDGLANKLNKEKLDLESMNADIQKQWELLKKEKESIQEMKKKLDEEKKDVDKKTEKVNNLYSEMNREKTYIQYLKDQAQTEVGKLKDAITIMTSSREREQELNAKDTRIKSEELQNIMIKLMEEQKDLESLKMFFRQKNMEFKASLFNFNKEREKLNQIKFVVSKEQETLLNQQKMMDEEQVRMRAQQDLLKTRCQSLEALTNKLQQLHEKKTTLLDQNMEKVTQTKEGSLKLQTLLQRSVAALKEQKEQIAFNTEMLARARIDLTSKQSELVIKTEEVENLKKVKFDLEKQDLDQVKTQLEQDKDKLDGLANKLNKEKLDLESMNADIQKQWELLKKEKESIQEMKKTLDEEKKDVDKKTEKINNLYTLKEQKEQIAFNTEMLARARIDLTSKQSELVLKTEEVENLKKVKFDLEKQDLDQVKTQLEQDKDKLDGLANKLNKEKLDLESMNADIQKQWELLKKEKESIQEMKKKLDEEKKDVDKKTEKVNNLYSEMNREKTYIQYLKDQAQTEVGKLKDAINTMTSSREREQELNAKDTRIKSEELQNIMIKLMEEQKDLESLKMFFRQKNMEFKASLFNFNKEREELNQIKFVVSKEQETLLNQQKMMDEEQVRMRAQQDLLKTRCQSLEALTNKLQQLHEKKTTLLDQNMEKVIQTKEGSLKLHTLLQRSVAALKEQKEQIAFNTEMLARARIDLTSKQSELVIKTEEVENLKKVKFNLEKQDLDQVKTQLEQDKDKLDGLANKLNKEKLDLESMNADIQKQWELLKKEKESIQEMKKKLDEEKKDVDKKTEKVNNLYSEMNREKTYIQYLKDQAQTEVGKLKDAINTMTSSREREQELNAKDTQIKSEELQNIMIKLMEEQKDLESLKMFFRQKNMEFKASLFNFNKEREELNQIKFVVSKEQETLLNQQKMMDEEQVRMRAQQDLLKTRCQSLEALTNKLQQLHERRLRSWTRIWKKSSKPKRVH; encoded by the exons ATGTTAGCGAGAGCTAGAAATGATCTGACCAGTAAACAGTCGGAGTTGGTCATCAAAACAGAAGAGGTAGAAAACCTGAAAAAAGTCAAGTTTGACTTGGAAAAACAAGATATAGAC AAAGTCAAAGCACAGCTTGAACAAGACAAAGACAAGCTGGATGGGCTggcaaacaaactaaacaaagaaaaactggaCCTGGAGAGCATGAACGCTGACATCCAGAAACAGTGGGAACTCTtgaaaaaggagaaagaaagcATTCAGGAGATGAAGAAAAAGTTggatgaagaaaagaaagacgttAATAAGAAGACAGAAAAAGTAAACAACCTGTACAGTGAGATGAACAGGGAAAAGACATACATCCAATATCTAAAAGATCAGGCTCAAACTGAAGTTGGAAAACTGAAGGATGCAATAACCATCATGACCTCTTCAAGGGAAAGGGAACAAGAATTAAATGCCAAGGATACACGGATAAAATCAGAAGAATTGCAAAACATCATGattaaactaatggaagagCAAAAAGATTTGGAATCTCTTAAAATGTTCTTTAGACAGAAGAACATGGAATTCAAAGCCTCCTTGTTTAACTTCAATAAAGAAAGAGAAGAgctcaatcagattaaatttgTGGTCAGCAAAGAACAAGAAACACTTTTGAATCAACAAAAAATGATGGATGAAGAACAAGTAAGGATGAGAGCTCAACAAGATCTACTGAAGACAAGATGTCAGTCATTAGAAGCTCTTACGAACAAACTTCAACAGCTGCATGAAAAGAAGACTACGCTCTTGGACCAGAATATGGAAAAAGTCATCCAAACCAAAGAGGGTTCATTAAAGTTGCAAACTCTCCTTCAACGGTCTGTTGCAGCCTTGAAAGAACAGAAAGAACAAATTGCCTTTAACACTGAAATGTTAGCGAGAGCTAGAATTGATCTGACCAGTAAACAGTCGGAGTTGGTCATCAAAACAGAAGAGGTAGAAAACCTGAAAAAAGTCAAGTTCGACTTGGAAAAACAAGATCTAGACCAAGTCAAAGCACAGCTTGAACAAGACAAAGACAAGCTGGATGGGCTggcaaacaaactaaacaaagaaaaactggaCCTGGAGAGCATGAACGCTGACATCCAGAAACAGTGGGAACTCTtgaaaaaggagaaagaaagcATTCAGGAGATGAAGAAAAAGTTggatgaagaaaagaaagacgttGATAAGAAGACAGAAAAAGTAAACAACCTGTACAGTGAGATGAACAGGGAAAAGACATACATCCAATATCTAAAAGATCAGGCTCAAACTGAAGTTGGAAAACTGAAGGATGCAATAACCATCATGACCTCTTCAAGGGAAAGGGAACAAGAATTAAATGCCAAGGATACACGAATAAAGTCAGAAGAATTGCAAAACATCATGattaaactaatggaagagCAAAAAGATTTGGAATCTCTTAAAATGTTCTTTAGACAGAAGAACATGGAATTCAAAGCATCCttgtttaatttcaataaagaaagagaaaagctcaatcagattaaatttgTGGTCAGCAAAGAACAAGAAACACTTTTGAATCAACAAAAAATGATGGATGAAGAACAAGTAAGGATGAGAGCTCAACAAGATCTACTGAAGACAAGATGTCAGTCATTAGAAGCTCTTACTAACAAACTTCAACAGCTGCATGAAAAGAAGACTACGCTCTTGGACCAGAATATGGAAAAAGTCACCCAAACCAAAGAGGGTTCATTAAAGTTGCAAACTCTCCTTCAACGGTCTGTTGCAGCCTTGAAAGAACAGAAAGAACAAATTGCCTTTAACACTGAAATGTTAGCGAGAGCTAGAATTGATCTGACCAGTAAACAGTCGGAGTTGGTCATCAAAACAGAAGAGGTAGAAAACCTGAAAAAAGTCAAGTTCGACTTGGAAAAACAAGATCTAGACCAAGTCAAAACACAGCTTGAACAAGACAAAGACAAGCTGGATGGGCTggcaaacaaactaaacaaagaaaaactggaCCTGGAGAGCATGAACGCTGACATCCAGAAACAGTGGGAACTCTtgaaaaaggagaaagaaagcATTCAGGAGATGAAGAAAACGTTggatgaagaaaagaaagacgttgataagaagacagaaaaaataaacaacctgTACA CCTTGAAAGAACAGAAAGAACAAATTGCCTTTAACACTGAAATGTTAGCGAGAGCTAGAATTGATCTGACCAGTAAACAGTCGGAGTTGGTCCTCAAAACAGAAGAGGTAGAAAACCTGAAAAAAGTCAAGTTCGACTTGGAAAAACAAGATCTAGACCAAGTCAAAACACAGCTTGAACAAGACAAAGACAAGCTGGATGGGCTggcaaacaaactaaacaaagaaaaactggaCCTGGAGAGCATGAACGCTGACATCCAGAAACAGTGGGAACTCTtgaaaaaggagaaagaaagcATTCAGGAGATGAAGAAAAAGTTggatgaagaaaagaaagacgttGATAAGAAGACAGAAAAAGTAAACAACCTGTACAGTGAGATGAACAGGGAAAAGACATACATCCAATATCTAAAAGATCAGGCTCAAACTGAAGTTGGAAAACTGAAGGATGCAATAAACACCATGACCTCTTCAAGGGAAAGGGAACAAGAATTAAATGCCAAGGATACACGAATAAAATCAGAAGAATTGCAAAACATCATGattaaactaatggaagagCAAAAAGATTTGGAATCTCTTAAAATGTTCTTTAGACAGAAGAACATGGAATTCAAAGCATCCTTGTTTAACTTCAATAAAGAAAGAGAAGAgctcaatcagattaaatttgTGGTCAGCAAAGAACAAGAAACACTTTTGAATCAACAAAAAATGATGGATGAAGAACAAGTAAGGATGAGAGCTCAACAAGATCTACTGAAGACAAGATGTCAGTCATTAGAAGCTCTTACGAACAAACTTCAACAGCTGCATGAAAAGAAGACTACGCTCTTGGACCAGAATATGGAAAAAGTCATCCAAACCAAAGAGGGTTCATTAAAGTTGCATACTCTCCTTCAACGGTCTGTTGCAGCCTTGAAAGAACAGAAAGAACAAATTGCCTTTAACACTGAAATGTTAGCGAGAGCTAGAATTGATCTGACCAGTAAACAGTCGGAGTTGGTCATCAAAACAGAAGAGGTAGAAAACCTGAAAAAAGTCAAGTTCAACTTGGAAAAACAAGATCTAGACCAAGTCAAAACACAGCTTGAACAAGACAAAGACAAGCTGGATGGGCTggcaaacaaactaaacaaagaaaaactggaCCTGGAGAGCATGAACGCTGACATCCAGAAACAGTGGGAACTCTtgaaaaaggagaaagaaagcATTCAGGAGATGAAGAAAAAGTTggatgaagaaaagaaagacgttGATAAGAAGACAGAAAAAGTAAACAACCTGTACAGTGAGATGAACAGGGAAAAGACATACATCCAATATCTAAAAGATCAGGCTCAAACTGAAGTTGGAAAACTGAAGGATGCAATAAACACCATGACCTCTTCAAGGGAAAGGGAACAAGAATTAAATGCCAAGGATACACAGATAAAATCAGAAGAATTGCAAAACATCATGattaaactaatggaagagCAAAAAGATTTGGAATCTCTTAAAATGTTCTTTAGACAGAAGAACATGGAATTCAAAGCATCCTTGTTTAACTTCAATAAAGAAAGAGAAGAgctcaatcagattaaatttgTGGTCAGCAAAGAACAAGAAACACTTTTGAATCAACAAAAAATGATGGATGAAGAACAAGTAAGGATGAGAGCTCAACAAGATCTACTGAAGACAAGATGTCAGTCATTAGAAGCTCTTACTAACAAACTTCAACAGCTGCATGAAAGAAGACTACGCTCTTGGACCAGAATATGGAAAAAGTCATCCAAACCAAAGAGGGTTCATTAA